In one window of Henckelia pumila isolate YLH828 chromosome 1, ASM3356847v2, whole genome shotgun sequence DNA:
- the LOC140872275 gene encoding putative L-ascorbate peroxidase 6 isoform X1 — MRNAAATVDLSLLRYASVPSQISPLVKVGGKKLTIASSSASDGRVSCTFGRRELMFTATTSLLLRGANVSAAEDVNVYLQEEISKILSKGNAAGLLRLVFHDAGTFDKDDKTGGMNGSIIYELDRSENTGLKRSLKILEKAKAEVDSVKPVSWADLIAAAGASAVLICGGPTINVELGRVDAMGPDPEGKLPVETLDVASMKQSFKRKGFSTRELVALFGAHTLGNKGFGNPTVFDNSYYKILLAKPWSSSDGMSSMIGLPTDRALVQDDECMRWISKYADDQALFFEDFKNVYTKLVNSGAKWKRSM, encoded by the exons ATGAGGAACGCCGCAGCAACCGTGGATCTGTCGTTGCTCCGCTATGCATCAGTTCCTTCTCAAATCTCGCCGTTGGTCAAAGTTGGTGGGAAAAAGCTAACCATTGCTTCTTCTTCAGCTTCAG ATGGACGCGTTTCCTGCACTTTTGGAAGGCGGGAGCTTATGTTCACTGCAACTACGTCGTTGCTCTTGCGTGGTGCCAATGTTTCTGCCGCTGAAGA TGTAAATGTCTACTTACAGGAAGAGATCAGCAAAATACTATCCAAGGGCAATGCAGCTGGTTTACTTCGTTTAGTCTTTCATGACGCTGGAACATTTGATAAGGATGACAAAACGG GTGGAATGAATGGATCTATAATTTATGAACTAGACAGATCCGAAAATACAGGTCTTAAGAGGTCATTGAAG ATTCTGGAGAAAGCTAAAGCTGAAGTGGATTCAGTAAAACCAG TATCATGGGCAGATTTGATAGCTGCTGCTGGAGCATCTGCTGTTTTAATATGTGGAGGTCCAACTATCAATGTTGAGCTGGGAAGAGTAGATGCCAT GGGTCCTGATCCTGAAGGGAAGCTTCCTGTAGAAACACTGGATGTTGCTTCCATGAAGCAGAGCTTTAAGAGAAAAGGCTTCTC AACCCGGGAACTTGTTGCTTTGTTTGGAGCTCATACCCTAGGAAACAAAGGTTTTGGAAATCCAACAGTGTTTGACAATTCTTACTATAAAATTCTTCTGGCGAAGCCGTGGTCATCATCAG ATGGGATGTCTAGTATGATTGGCCTACCCACAGACCGCGCACTTGTTCAAGATGACGAATGTATGAG ATGGATCTCCAAGTATGCTGATGATCAGGCCttattttttgaagattttaagAATGTCTACACTAAGCTTGTGAATAGTGGTGCAAAGTGGAAAAGATCAATGTGA
- the LOC140872275 gene encoding putative L-ascorbate peroxidase 6 isoform X2, with the protein MRNAAATVDLSLLRYASVPSQISPLVKVGGKKLTIASSSASDGRVSCTFGRRELMFTATTSLLLRGANVSAAEDVNVYLQEEISKILSKGNAAGLLRLVFHDAGTFDKDDKTGGMNGSIIYELDRSENTGLKRSLKILEKAKAEVDSVKPVSWADLIAAAGASAVLICGGPTINVELGRVDAMGPDPEGKLPVETLDVASMKQSFKRKGFSTRELVALFGAHTLGNKGFGNPTVFDNSYYKILLAKPWSSSETPNY; encoded by the exons ATGAGGAACGCCGCAGCAACCGTGGATCTGTCGTTGCTCCGCTATGCATCAGTTCCTTCTCAAATCTCGCCGTTGGTCAAAGTTGGTGGGAAAAAGCTAACCATTGCTTCTTCTTCAGCTTCAG ATGGACGCGTTTCCTGCACTTTTGGAAGGCGGGAGCTTATGTTCACTGCAACTACGTCGTTGCTCTTGCGTGGTGCCAATGTTTCTGCCGCTGAAGA TGTAAATGTCTACTTACAGGAAGAGATCAGCAAAATACTATCCAAGGGCAATGCAGCTGGTTTACTTCGTTTAGTCTTTCATGACGCTGGAACATTTGATAAGGATGACAAAACGG GTGGAATGAATGGATCTATAATTTATGAACTAGACAGATCCGAAAATACAGGTCTTAAGAGGTCATTGAAG ATTCTGGAGAAAGCTAAAGCTGAAGTGGATTCAGTAAAACCAG TATCATGGGCAGATTTGATAGCTGCTGCTGGAGCATCTGCTGTTTTAATATGTGGAGGTCCAACTATCAATGTTGAGCTGGGAAGAGTAGATGCCAT GGGTCCTGATCCTGAAGGGAAGCTTCCTGTAGAAACACTGGATGTTGCTTCCATGAAGCAGAGCTTTAAGAGAAAAGGCTTCTC AACCCGGGAACTTGTTGCTTTGTTTGGAGCTCATACCCTAGGAAACAAAGGTTTTGGAAATCCAACAGTGTTTGACAATTCTTACTATAAAATTCTTCTGGCGAAGCCGTGGTCATCATCAG AAACTCCAAACTATTAA
- the LOC140872192 gene encoding uncharacterized protein has product MPKHVQNALRLFQDYMSKKKKVKHQMEVNPDFDEFVEQLENLEDDVLPIPIHRKGKQPMTISTASTGNIPPVFSSQKTKTVGPLDYFFVNNMDKVMNHGKKKGATDSKQYAEVQKRVRESVVQCFAKWMHDADIPFNAVKYQSFKEFCKAATYCTIDWKPPTYHEVRITYLNNEIESTKRILKEYEADYRKYGCTLMADGWTDGKNRSLINFLVNRPRGTVFLESVDDSGFSHTGLKLFELLEKYVEQIGPKNVVQVVMDNASANVSAGKHLMSRFPHIFWTPCAAHCLDLMLEDLFKIPVLKKVYEKGMMVNDYIYNRPQVLSMMREFTCQREMVRAGKTRFATAFLTLKRFQKQKVNLRKMFTSEKWNTSRFAKEAEGKRASEVILMPSFWNHVVFAVKVGGPIVKVLRLVDGEKKPPMGYIYEAMDRAKEAIALTFNNNEKKYKKIFEIVDKRWTDQLHRPLHATGYFLNSEFFYANPEIEKDAEVMKGLYACIEKMCEDTELQDKVTDQLSTYKNAAGLFDTKP; this is encoded by the exons ATGCCAAAGCATGTCCAAAATGCCCTGAGACTGTTTCAAGATTACATGtccaagaaaaaaaaagtcaagCATCAAATGGAAGTGAATCCTGATTTCGATGAATTTGTTGAGCAATTGGAAAATTTGGAAGATGACGTGTTACCAATTCCAATCCATCGAAAAGGGAAACAACCAATGACAATTTCAACAGCGAGTACTGGCAACATCCCTCCTGTTTTCTCAAGTCAAAAGACAAAAACGGTTGGTCCCCTTGATTATTTTTTTGTCAATAATATGGATAAAGTTATGAATCATGGAAAGAAAAAAGGAGCAACAGATTCAAAGCAGTATGCTGAAGTTCAGAAAAGAGTGAGAGAGTCTGTGGTGCAATGTTTTGCCAAATGGATGCACGATGCAGATATTCCATTCAACGCTGTAAAGTATCAGAGTTTTAAGGAATTTTGTAAAGCAGCTACTTACTGTACTATTGATTGGAAGCCCCCAACTTACCATGAAGTTAGGATAACTTATTTAAATAATGAAATAGAAAGTACGAAACGTATTTTGAAAGAGTACGAGGCTGATTACAGAAAATATGGATGCACATTGATGGCTGATGGATGGACTGATGGAAAGAATAGAAGTTTGATTAATTTTTTGGTGAACAGGCCAAGAGGGACAGTATTTTTGGAATCTGTGGATGACTCTGGCTTTTCTCATACAGGTCTCAAGTTGTTTGAGTTACTTGAAAAATATGTGGAGCAAATTGGTCCAAAAAATGTTGTTCAAGTGGTTATGGACAATGCTTCTGCAAATGTTTCAGCAG ggAAGCATTTGATGTCGAGGTTTCCACATATATTTTGGACTCCATGTGCTGCCCATTGTTTGGATTTAATGCTTGAAGATTTGTTCAAAATTCCAGTATTGAAGAAGGTTTACGAGAAGGGAATGATGGTGAATGACTACATATACAATAGGCCACAAGTGTTGAGCATGATGAGAGAATTCACCTGTCAAAGAGAAATGGTTAGGGCTGGGAAAACTCGATTTGCCACTGCATTTTTGACATTGAAGAGATTTCAAAAACAGAAGGTGAATTTAAGAAAGATGTTCACTTCAGAAAAGTGGAACACGAGTCGATTTGCTAAGGAAGCCGAAGGTAAACGTGCAAGCGAGGTTATATTGATGCCTTCATTTTGGAATCATGTTGTTTTTGCAGTTAAAGTTGGTGGTCCAATTGTGAAAGTGCTTCGATTAGTTGATGGTGAAAAAAAACCTCCAATGGGGTATATATACGAGGCTATGGATCGAGCTAAGGAGGCTATTGCTTTGACTTTCAACAACAATGAAAAGAAATACAAAAAGATTTTTGAAATCGTTGATAAAAGGTGGACCGATCAGCTTCATAGGCCTTTGCATGCAACTGGTTACTTTTTGAATTCGGAATTCTTTTATGCAAATCCTGAGATAGAAAAGGATGCTGAAGTTATGAAGGGGTTGTATGCGTGTATTGAGAAGATGTGTGAAGATACTGAGCTTCAAGATAAAGTCACGGATCAACTCTCAACATATAAAAATGCTGCTGGGCTTTTCGATACCAAACCTTGA